Proteins from a single region of Nodularia sp. LEGE 06071:
- a CDS encoding response regulator yields MLMLSCKSTTLRVLVVDDHELTRLTLKLAFSAQENLQVVGLACNGQEAIEMVKNCQPDVIVLDLQMPVMDGWSASRHIKALSPNTQILAYSSVEDANFLGAKAMPNFDDVCQKDVPTTQLIALVKKLGERAVNG; encoded by the coding sequence ATGTTAATGCTTTCTTGTAAATCTACGACTTTGCGTGTTCTCGTGGTTGATGATCACGAACTGACACGTTTAACTCTAAAATTAGCTTTTTCTGCTCAAGAAAATCTCCAAGTAGTCGGGTTAGCCTGCAATGGTCAAGAGGCTATAGAAATGGTTAAAAACTGCCAACCTGATGTCATTGTTCTAGATTTACAAATGCCAGTTATGGATGGTTGGAGTGCTTCTCGTCATATCAAAGCCCTATCTCCCAATACTCAAATACTGGCTTATTCCTCAGTGGAAGATGCGAATTTTTTGGGAGCTAAAGCCATGCCTAATTTTGACGATGTTTGCCAGAAAGATGTCCCCACAACTCAACTCATTGCTTTAGTCAAGAAGTTAGGAGAACGTGCCGTCAATGGTTAA
- the ppk1 gene encoding polyphosphate kinase 1, producing the protein MPKSKKNANPIDLNDPQYYLNRELSWLEFNSRVLHEACDPRTLLLERLKFLAIFSANLDEFFMVRIAALKQQVEAKVAQLTPDGRTPQQQLDDIRSTLSPLFNKQHQEFEEVLQPLLASHRIHILDYINLNQKQRTYLDNYFEEQIFPVLTPLAVDPSHPFPFISNLSLNLAVVVKNPDTEEEFFARVKVPSVLPRFLPLPPELGISETGQTAHWTGVPLEQAIAHNLEFLFPGMNIQEYHPFRITRDADLALEEDEADDLLLAIEQELRKRRMGGTTVRLEIKSHTPDPIRSRLLQDLDLTENDVYEVDGLLGLRDLMYFMALPLPELKEPPRQSVVPSRLQRLREPSLSPDASELEEGQDFFAVIREKDLLVHHPYQSFSATVVRFITHAAHDPNVLAIKMTLYRTSGDSPIVKALIAAAENGKQVSVLVELKARFDEENNIYWARSLERVGVHVVYGLVGLKTHCKTVMVVRREKDRMRRYVHIGTGNYNPKTARLYTDLGLFSCREELGADITDLFNFLTGYSRQKSYRDVLVAPVNMRDRFLALIHREIENVQNGFSGRIVAKMNSLVDPQIIATLYEASRAGVQIDLIIRGICCLRPGLKDISENIRVISIIGRFLEHSRIYYFHNNGQEEIYIGSADWMRRNLNRRVEVITPIKDQDIAKDLQEILGIMLADNRQAWELQADGSYIQRRPGDSLSGEAVDCPETNSQKTLINMALRSTGIASNLIDSKKSYYYTDK; encoded by the coding sequence ATGCCGAAATCAAAGAAGAATGCCAATCCCATTGATTTAAACGATCCACAATATTACCTTAACCGCGAGTTAAGCTGGTTAGAATTTAACAGTCGCGTACTGCACGAAGCCTGTGACCCCCGGACACTGCTTTTAGAACGATTAAAATTTTTGGCCATTTTTAGCGCCAATTTAGATGAATTTTTCATGGTGCGAATTGCAGCTTTAAAGCAACAAGTAGAAGCGAAAGTTGCCCAGTTAACTCCTGATGGTCGCACACCACAACAACAGCTAGACGATATTAGATCAACCCTCAGTCCCCTGTTTAACAAACAGCACCAAGAATTTGAAGAAGTCCTACAACCTCTTTTAGCCAGTCATCGTATCCACATACTGGACTATATTAATTTAAATCAAAAACAACGGACTTATTTAGATAACTACTTTGAAGAACAAATCTTTCCGGTTCTGACTCCCTTAGCCGTTGACCCTAGCCATCCCTTTCCCTTCATTTCCAATCTCAGCTTAAATTTGGCAGTTGTGGTCAAAAATCCAGATACCGAAGAAGAATTTTTTGCGCGGGTGAAAGTCCCCAGTGTGCTACCGCGATTTTTGCCTTTACCGCCAGAGTTAGGAATTTCCGAAACCGGACAAACTGCCCACTGGACTGGTGTACCTTTAGAACAGGCGATCGCTCATAACCTGGAGTTTCTATTTCCAGGCATGAACATCCAAGAATATCATCCCTTCCGGATTACCCGTGATGCTGATCTCGCCCTAGAAGAAGATGAAGCAGATGATTTGCTCTTAGCCATTGAACAAGAACTACGCAAACGGCGCATGGGTGGGACCACCGTCAGACTAGAAATTAAATCCCACACCCCTGATCCGATACGTTCTCGGTTGTTGCAAGATTTGGACTTAACCGAAAATGATGTTTATGAAGTAGATGGTCTTTTAGGACTCCGGGACTTAATGTATTTTATGGCCTTGCCATTACCCGAACTCAAAGAACCACCACGTCAGTCAGTAGTCCCTTCGCGTCTGCAAAGGTTGAGAGAACCAAGTTTAAGCCCCGATGCTTCGGAATTAGAAGAAGGTCAAGACTTTTTCGCAGTGATTCGGGAAAAAGATTTGTTGGTACACCATCCCTATCAATCCTTTTCCGCAACAGTGGTGCGCTTCATCACCCATGCAGCCCATGACCCGAATGTCTTAGCGATTAAAATGACCCTTTACCGCACTTCTGGGGACTCGCCCATAGTCAAAGCCCTGATTGCGGCCGCCGAAAATGGCAAGCAAGTGTCAGTATTAGTAGAATTAAAAGCGCGCTTTGATGAAGAAAATAATATTTATTGGGCGCGGAGTTTAGAAAGAGTTGGCGTTCACGTTGTCTATGGTTTAGTAGGGCTAAAAACCCATTGCAAAACCGTCATGGTCGTGCGACGAGAAAAAGACCGGATGCGCCGCTATGTACATATAGGGACTGGTAACTATAATCCGAAAACAGCGCGGTTGTATACAGATTTGGGATTGTTTAGCTGTCGTGAAGAATTGGGTGCGGATATTACAGATTTATTTAATTTTTTAACAGGCTATTCTCGGCAAAAATCTTATCGAGATGTGCTAGTCGCACCTGTGAATATGCGCGATCGCTTTTTGGCATTAATTCATCGTGAAATAGAAAATGTCCAAAATGGTTTTTCCGGGCGCATTGTTGCCAAAATGAATTCCCTTGTAGATCCCCAAATTATCGCCACTTTATACGAAGCATCTCGCGCCGGAGTCCAAATTGATCTGATTATTCGCGGTATTTGCTGTTTGCGTCCAGGACTCAAAGACATCAGTGAAAATATTCGTGTTATTAGCATTATTGGTCGCTTCTTAGAACATTCTCGCATTTATTATTTCCATAACAATGGACAAGAAGAAATTTATATTGGCAGTGCTGATTGGATGCGTCGCAACTTAAATCGCCGAGTTGAAGTAATTACCCCCATCAAAGACCAAGATATTGCCAAAGATTTGCAAGAAATTTTGGGAATTATGTTAGCAGATAATCGTCAAGCCTGGGAATTACAAGCTGATGGTAGTTATATCCAACGCCGTCCTGGTGATAGCTTGAGTGGCGAAGCCGTAGATTGTCCCGAAACTAATTCACAAAAAACTTTGATAAATATGGCCTTACGTTCAACTGGTATAGCCTCAAACTTGATTGATTCCAAAAAGAGTTACTACTACACAGACAAATAG
- a CDS encoding sensor histidine kinase, producing the protein MFQATRRRLAIWYTAVTAVLLLLFASGVYLYVRSTLIERVDDTLNHVVEIVERSLVIEPVNGDVEQLRINVEASFRDNTSTVEDDHIDLEWFSSNGKLLWSTLSEPLNIPIHGNRLGETVRVLKPETPDSPLPTPHSPLLLRQVTQRVEVGRQVLGYLRVSHPWFEVTKPSRQLIIDLALGTWFMVLSVAASGWFLSGKAMEPVGESYQRLKQFTADASHELRSPITLIQTNVQVALADLELADTQATTSVNYRQQLKVVERLTQRLGKLVNDLLFLARQDSGISKDVFSSCPLDALLMEVVEEQQLLAKEKKITLTLDLVDPPTSETSPELLDNWFTLQGKWDQLIRLFTNLIGNALQYTPAEGEVYVQLTRLEGSHRVSKIRYSTALLQIQVSDTGIGIPAEALPRLFDRFYRVDPARTHKTAKTNTESSTGSGLGLAIASAIVEHHQGQLQVESNIGKGTTFTVTLPITLEY; encoded by the coding sequence ATGTTTCAAGCTACTCGCCGCCGTCTTGCTATCTGGTACACTGCCGTAACTGCGGTATTACTTTTGCTATTTGCCAGTGGTGTATATTTATATGTCCGCAGTACCTTAATTGAGCGCGTTGATGATACGCTTAATCATGTAGTGGAAATTGTCGAGCGATCGCTTGTGATTGAACCCGTGAATGGGGATGTGGAACAACTGCGGATTAATGTAGAAGCCAGTTTTCGCGACAATACCAGCACCGTAGAAGATGACCACATTGACCTGGAATGGTTTAGTTCCAATGGCAAATTACTTTGGTCAACCTTATCGGAACCTCTAAATATTCCCATTCATGGTAACCGTCTCGGTGAAACCGTCCGCGTCTTAAAACCAGAAACTCCCGACTCCCCACTCCCCACTCCCCACTCCCCTCTTTTACTGCGACAAGTTACCCAGCGAGTGGAAGTGGGACGGCAAGTATTAGGATATCTGCGTGTTAGTCATCCCTGGTTTGAAGTGACTAAACCTAGTCGCCAGTTAATCATTGATTTGGCATTAGGTACTTGGTTTATGGTGTTGTCTGTCGCCGCCAGTGGCTGGTTTCTTTCCGGGAAAGCGATGGAACCTGTCGGTGAATCTTACCAACGACTGAAACAATTTACGGCTGATGCTTCTCACGAACTCCGAAGCCCCATTACTTTGATTCAAACTAATGTGCAAGTTGCACTGGCTGATTTGGAATTGGCAGATACACAAGCTACTACTTCTGTCAACTATCGCCAACAATTAAAGGTAGTGGAACGGCTAACCCAGCGCTTGGGTAAGCTAGTTAATGATTTATTGTTCTTAGCAAGACAGGATAGTGGAATCAGCAAAGATGTGTTTTCATCTTGTCCTTTGGACGCTTTGCTAATGGAAGTAGTTGAAGAACAACAACTATTAGCCAAAGAAAAAAAAATTACTTTAACTCTGGACTTGGTTGATCCTCCCACTTCGGAAACTAGCCCCGAATTATTAGACAATTGGTTTACACTTCAAGGTAAATGGGATCAACTGATCCGGCTGTTCACGAATTTGATTGGTAATGCTTTACAATATACCCCAGCCGAGGGAGAGGTGTATGTACAATTGACGCGTTTAGAGGGAAGTCATCGCGTTTCTAAAATTCGTTACAGCACAGCTTTGTTGCAAATTCAAGTTAGCGATACCGGGATTGGTATTCCCGCCGAAGCTTTACCTCGCTTATTTGACCGCTTTTATCGGGTAGATCCAGCACGTACCCATAAGACAGCAAAGACAAATACAGAAAGTTCTACAGGTTCAGGATTAGGACTGGCGATCGCATCCGCGATTGTCGAACATCACCAAGGTCAGCTACAAGTGGAAAGCAATATTGGCAAAGGTACAACTTTTACTGTGACTTTACCAATCACTCTGGAGTATTAA
- a CDS encoding DUF2267 domain-containing protein, whose translation MPFLEKVMLKSGLSDVFDARDITEVVYRVMRDLMTTAAADRVEDELHKPVESTNDKSLQLEIADLWHDTNPIVGFLSRVRPPWQGPGIFKIDSDRFLFRVANEGGMPPNADREQVVKAIFSATKDELSPERIQEIASWLPDKVRQLWEEA comes from the coding sequence ATGCCTTTTTTGGAAAAGGTGATGTTAAAAAGTGGTTTAAGCGATGTTTTCGACGCTAGGGACATTACAGAAGTAGTCTACCGGGTAATGCGTGACCTGATGACCACAGCCGCAGCCGATCGAGTAGAAGATGAACTACACAAACCAGTTGAATCTACCAATGATAAATCGTTACAACTGGAAATTGCCGATTTGTGGCATGATACCAATCCGATTGTCGGATTTCTCAGTCGGGTACGTCCACCTTGGCAAGGACCTGGTATCTTTAAGATTGATAGCGATCGCTTTTTATTTAGAGTAGCAAATGAAGGTGGAATGCCACCCAATGCAGACCGTGAACAGGTGGTAAAAGCCATATTTTCTGCCACTAAAGACGAATTATCACCGGAACGCATTCAGGAAATTGCTAGCTGGTTACCAGATAAAGTCCGCCAACTCTGGGAAGAAGCTTAA
- a CDS encoding ATP-binding protein encodes MLTPHSTEPAISLLGQPLHQENINLKLIVEGIASQVGEAFFQACAHYLAEVLQIQYALIAEFIDEDSPRARVLAFWTGEDFGPNFEYDLSGTPCGIVYQQGIQIYSNCIQQKFPEDSDLVTLNAESYLGIAILAPDGKPLGHIAGLHTKPLEGNYEAQESILKIFAARSAAEIERQLADKALKQQNIYLEQTLKQLQTTQAQLIQSEKMSSLGHLVAGIAHEINNPIGFIYSNITHTKEAIHILLELITAYQLEHPHPSSSLQTKIQAADLEFLKEDVSKMLNSMQAGSHRIHDIVLSLRNFSRLDESSKKSVHLHEGIESTLLILQHRLQANNLFPEIQVIKRYGLIPKVNCYASQINQVFMNILNNAIDVFRADCNTISQPIIEIKTELVSPGDVVKISIIDNGIGINQGTLSQIFDPFFTTKPVGSGTGLGLAISYQIIVEQHGGKLNCISAPGKGAKFVMEIPI; translated from the coding sequence ATGCTGACTCCGCATTCAACAGAACCTGCCATTTCCTTACTAGGTCAACCACTCCACCAAGAAAATATCAATCTCAAACTGATTGTAGAAGGGATTGCATCCCAAGTTGGTGAAGCTTTCTTCCAAGCTTGCGCCCATTACTTGGCTGAAGTACTGCAAATTCAGTATGCATTGATTGCAGAGTTTATTGATGAAGATTCTCCACGAGCTAGAGTTTTGGCTTTTTGGACAGGCGAAGACTTTGGCCCCAATTTTGAATATGATTTGAGTGGTACTCCTTGTGGTATTGTTTATCAACAAGGTATCCAGATTTACTCCAACTGTATCCAACAAAAGTTTCCGGAGGACTCGGATTTAGTCACCTTAAATGCCGAAAGCTATCTAGGAATTGCGATTTTAGCTCCTGATGGTAAGCCTCTAGGTCATATTGCTGGCTTGCATACCAAACCGTTAGAAGGCAATTACGAAGCACAAGAGTCTATCTTAAAAATCTTTGCAGCTCGTTCAGCCGCAGAAATTGAGCGTCAATTGGCAGACAAAGCACTTAAACAGCAAAATATTTATTTAGAACAAACCCTTAAACAGTTGCAAACCACCCAAGCTCAACTGATTCAGTCAGAAAAAATGTCTAGTTTGGGTCATCTGGTGGCAGGTATTGCACATGAAATAAATAATCCCATTGGTTTCATTTATAGCAATATTACCCATACAAAAGAAGCTATCCATATCCTGCTAGAACTGATTACGGCATATCAATTAGAACATCCCCATCCATCTAGTAGTCTGCAAACCAAAATTCAAGCGGCTGACTTGGAATTTCTCAAAGAAGATGTTTCCAAAATGCTCAATTCTATGCAAGCAGGAAGCCATCGCATTCATGATATTGTCTTAAGTTTACGCAATTTTTCTCGGCTTGATGAATCAAGCAAGAAATCCGTACATCTCCATGAAGGAATAGAAAGTACTTTGCTAATTTTGCAACATCGATTGCAAGCTAATAATTTATTCCCAGAAATTCAGGTCATTAAAAGATATGGGCTAATTCCCAAAGTCAATTGCTATGCCAGCCAGATCAATCAGGTATTTATGAATATTTTGAATAATGCCATTGATGTTTTTAGGGCTGACTGCAATACCATTTCCCAGCCAATCATTGAAATTAAAACAGAGTTAGTTTCTCCGGGAGATGTAGTCAAAATTTCAATTATTGATAATGGCATCGGTATCAATCAAGGCACTTTATCTCAAATTTTTGATCCTTTTTTCACTACTAAACCCGTTGGTTCTGGTACTGGTTTAGGACTTGCTATCAGCTATCAAATTATAGTTGAGCAGCATGGTGGAAAATTAAATTGTATTTCTGCCCCAGGAAAAGGCGCGAAATTTGTCATGGAAATACCTATTTAA
- a CDS encoding tetratricopeptide repeat protein has protein sequence MKQRHLLSGCYVLIFMGLLSPTVARGAEITQQLHSPVSSSSWRQSREEADTLLRIAEEQYDSGFIDKAVTSSLEALEIYHAIGDLQAQGLTYDLLGMSYIQLNRLKEGENVLRRRLAIARDTKDFQSQIFGLNNISTLLLQKGEPIAAGKTLEEALTIARHIKNIEGEGLSLSNLGLVAIRLGEYNKAIKLYETALNFRRQIGDPVGEANTLNNLGDAYLEARNYPDTIGTYGAAMRIAEANGDRTNQLRAIDGLVLAHSAVGRYQRAFDLLEQRLTIAQELQNLREELKSFESYAHLYEQLSDYSTARNFYERAIILAQTLADSKQEVQLIDRLTQMLKR, from the coding sequence ATGAAACAACGGCATTTGTTATCAGGGTGTTATGTTTTAATTTTTATGGGTTTACTGAGTCCTACAGTGGCGCGTGGTGCTGAGATTACGCAACAACTCCACAGCCCTGTGAGTAGTTCCAGTTGGCGACAATCTAGAGAAGAAGCAGATACATTACTGCGGATCGCTGAAGAACAATATGATTCGGGATTTATTGATAAAGCCGTGACATCCAGTTTAGAAGCATTGGAGATTTATCACGCAATTGGCGATCTCCAGGCCCAAGGACTGACATATGATTTACTGGGAATGTCTTATATCCAGCTAAATCGCCTCAAAGAAGGGGAAAATGTCTTGCGCCGACGTTTAGCGATCGCTCGTGATACAAAAGACTTTCAATCTCAAATTTTTGGCTTAAATAATATCAGCACCTTGTTACTGCAAAAAGGTGAACCCATAGCCGCAGGTAAAACCCTCGAAGAAGCCTTGACAATTGCTCGTCATATCAAAAATATTGAAGGCGAAGGACTATCTTTAAGTAATTTGGGATTGGTAGCCATCAGGCTGGGAGAGTATAACAAAGCCATTAAACTCTATGAAACCGCCCTAAATTTCCGCCGTCAAATCGGTGATCCCGTCGGTGAAGCCAATACTCTGAATAATTTAGGTGATGCCTACTTAGAAGCCAGAAATTATCCGGATACAATTGGCACTTATGGAGCAGCAATGCGAATCGCTGAAGCTAATGGCGATCGCACTAATCAACTACGAGCAATTGACGGTTTAGTATTAGCGCACAGCGCTGTCGGACGTTATCAGCGCGCCTTTGATTTACTAGAACAACGTTTAACAATCGCTCAGGAATTACAAAATCTCCGAGAAGAATTGAAATCATTTGAATCTTATGCTCACTTATACGAGCAGCTGAGTGATTACTCCACAGCACGTAACTTTTATGAACGGGCGATTATCCTAGCACAAACCCTAGCAGATAGCAAACAGGAAGTGCAATTAATTGATCGATTGACTCAAATGCTGAAGCGGTAA
- a CDS encoding sigma-70 family RNA polymerase sigma factor has product MQIPHFPEANHPLVKSLFHHNDQELLKLFQSYPDAGKYFTVIFCRYSPIVYTLIQHSARSPVQADYLFALTWKHIYYELGGLNLADSSSSPEALTLQNWLINITAYCINEIQLPPTEAIHYSLSATSPPLWCYVEQALDQLPPILRLMVLMAQTFHWSETRIAAYLQAEGEKISPLEVANFLQEGYSMLEDKLPKDIRIIYLGEDSVQS; this is encoded by the coding sequence ATGCAAATTCCCCATTTTCCCGAAGCCAATCACCCTTTAGTGAAATCGCTGTTTCATCACAATGATCAAGAACTGCTGAAACTATTTCAGAGTTATCCCGATGCTGGCAAGTATTTTACGGTGATTTTTTGCCGTTATAGCCCCATAGTCTACACCTTGATTCAGCATTCAGCGCGATCGCCTGTGCAGGCAGATTATTTGTTCGCCCTGACTTGGAAACATATCTACTACGAACTCGGTGGACTGAATTTAGCTGATTCTTCATCCAGCCCCGAAGCTTTAACTTTGCAAAATTGGCTGATTAATATCACCGCTTACTGTATCAACGAGATTCAACTACCGCCAACCGAAGCCATTCATTATTCCCTTTCAGCCACTTCCCCACCGCTATGGTGCTATGTAGAACAGGCTTTAGACCAACTACCACCGATTTTGCGGCTAATGGTTTTAATGGCTCAAACTTTCCACTGGAGTGAAACGAGAATTGCGGCTTACCTGCAAGCCGAAGGAGAAAAAATATCGCCTCTCGAAGTAGCCAATTTTCTCCAGGAAGGCTATTCTATGCTAGAGGATAAATTACCCAAAGATATCCGCATCATCTACTTGGGCGAAGATTCTGTGCAATCATAG
- a CDS encoding glyoxalase-like domain protein: MVIAANVMPFLFAPLTSGSFLSSLPLDSLFSTQGIMVILLAAYAGAMWMFLTSAPKVHTVMVSDLEIARQLYEGLLDLPAAEVPLHYYYNYEQTLGATGIDPLYMSTSPSWSSKVMNNANDGLWYQMKKNTQLHVITGASLGNKNQQRHVCFDRDCLDLILLRVEMRGLKFKIRNQKPLNFLVKDYEGRVIEIAEVAN; the protein is encoded by the coding sequence ATGGTTATAGCAGCTAATGTGATGCCTTTCTTATTCGCCCCTCTGACTTCAGGCTCTTTTTTGTCTTCCCTGCCCTTGGATAGCTTATTCTCCACCCAAGGGATTATGGTGATCTTGCTGGCGGCTTATGCTGGCGCTATGTGGATGTTCCTCACCAGTGCGCCCAAAGTCCACACAGTGATGGTTTCTGACTTGGAAATTGCCCGACAGTTGTATGAAGGGCTGCTAGATTTGCCAGCCGCCGAAGTACCTTTGCACTACTACTACAACTACGAACAAACTTTAGGCGCTACTGGCATTGATCCACTTTATATGTCTACCAGCCCCAGTTGGTCTAGCAAGGTAATGAATAATGCTAACGATGGGTTGTGGTATCAAATGAAAAAAAATACCCAGTTGCACGTCATTACAGGGGCGAGTTTGGGTAATAAAAATCAGCAACGTCATGTTTGTTTTGACCGTGACTGCTTGGATCTGATTTTATTACGAGTGGAAATGCGCGGTTTGAAATTCAAGATTCGCAACCAAAAGCCGCTCAATTTTTTGGTGAAGGACTATGAAGGGCGCGTGATTGAAATCGCCGAAGTCGCAAATTAA